The stretch of DNA GACGACCCGCTCGGCGAAAGCACATCCTATATCGAGGCAGGAGGCAAATCCTATCTGAAATACACCGCTGAACTGCGCATTCCCATCGCGCCCAATCCGACCATTTTTGCCCTGCTTTTCGCCGAGGCGGGCAAAACCTGGTCCAGTTTCCGCCTTGCCAATCCCTTCGCCATGAAGCGCTCGGTCGGCATCGGTGGACGCGTCTATATGCCCATGATCGGCATCATCGGCTTCGATTACGGCTACGGGTTCGACCGGGTGGATGCCCTGGGGAACCCCGACCCCAAATGGAAGATGCACTTCGTCTTTGGACGAAGCTTCTGACGGAAATCATTATTCCACTTACATACCCAATACCAGGAGGTAATCGTGAAAAAAATGCAATGGGTTCTTGTCACCGCGGCCGCGCTGGTTTTTTGCGCCGGCGCCGCCTCTGCGCAGAAACTGGCCTACATCAACTCGCAAAAGATCATCGCGACCTACAAGGAAGCCCAGGATGCCCAGGAGCGCCTGAACAAGATCAGCGCCGGTTGGGAAGAAGAGGCCAAACTGATGCAAAAGCAGTTCCAGGACCTCGGCGAGCAGCTGGAATCCCAATCCCTGCTCCTGAGCGATGAGCGCAAACAGGAGAAGCAGCAGGAACTGCAAAGCCTTTACATGAAGATCCAGCAGTACCAGTCGGAAAAGTGGGGCCAGAACGGCGAACTCTACAAGAAACAGGAAGAGATGATGCAGCCTATTTTTGACAAGATCAATGCGGCTATCAAAAAGATCGCCTCTGAGCAAAGCTATGATTTTGTCTTCGATAGCGTCAACGGCAATATCGTTTACGCCAGCCCGAAGCAGATCGATCTGACCGATGAGGTTCTCGCCGAGCTGGAGAAGGGCCTCCCAGCCAAGACGACACCGACGCCCGCCAAGACGTCCAGGTAGCATACCCCGGTCCGCACCGCCGGCCATGCCCGGCCGGCGGTATCAGGACCCGATACGACACGGACACCCCCAAGAGAGCGGTCCCGGCCCTGGCCGGGAACGGCGCTGGCACGGCCGGACCTCCGCTCTCTCCCAGGTGTGCCGTGTTTCGGCTTTTATGACGCCGCCGCCGCACGCCGCAGCCGGAGCGGTGGAATTAGTCGCCCATCCCCATTGTTTCATCCAGCGGAGAGCTTTTTAAGGATTGCATATGGCCTATCGTCTTGCAGAGATCGCAGCCTGGGTTGGCGCCGTCATCGATGGCGATGACACCCTTGAGATCACCGGACTGGCCAAGATCGAGGAGGCTCAGGACGGCCAGCTCTCTTTTATCGCCAATCCCAGATACGAAAAATACATCGATGAGACAGGCGCTTCAGCGGTGCTGGTCGCCGAGAACTTTCCAGCTTGCGGCAAAACCCTGCTGCGCTGCGCCGATCCCTACTACGCCTTTCTCCAGGTGGTTGAACGCCTCTATGGCGGTCCCCCGGCACTCCCCGCCGGCATCCATCCGACAGCGGTTATCGGCGAGGGGTGCCAGATCGGCCCCGATTGCGCCGTCGGGCCCTTGGTCGTTCTCGGCCGCAACTGCCGCCTCGGCCCCCGTGCTCAGCTTCATCCCGGGGTCGTCCTCGGCGATGAGGTGCAGATCGGCGAAGATTCGGTGCTCTACGCTAATGTCTCGGTGCGCGAACGCTGCCGGATCGGCGCGCGCGCAATCGTTCACTGTGGCGCCGTTATCGGCTCGGATGGCTTTGGCTTTGCCTTCAAGGAGGGGTGCTATCACAAGATCCCGCAGACCGGGATCGTGATCGTCGAGGACGATGTCGAGATCGGTGCCAACACCACCATCGACCGTGCCACCCTGGGGGCGACCGTCATTCATGCCGGGGTCAAGCTCGACAACCTCATCCAGGTTGCTCACAATGTCGAGATTGGCAGCCATACCGCCATCGCCGCACAGGCGGGGATTTCGGGCAGTTCCAAGGTGGGCGCTTATGTCCGGATGGGGGGACAGGTTGGAATATCCGGCCATCTTCATATCGGCGATCGTGTGGTCCTCGGCGGCCAGGCCGGGGTGACCAAGGATATCCCCGAGGGGCTCTTTTATTCAGGCTACCCCGCGCGGCCGCACATGCAGGCCATGCGGGAAGAGGCCGGATTGGCCCGGCTCCCGGAGCTGCTGAAACGGGTCAAACAGCTCGAAAAAGAGGTCGCCGCTTTGTCCCATTCGGCGGACGCGCATCGCGAAGCACCGTGCGACCAGGCACGGCATGGAAATCTGGAGGATGAATGATTAAAAATCAGCGCACGATTAAACACCCCGTCTCCTATGCCGGCGTCGGACTCCACACCGGCAATAAAACCAAAATCACCTTCGTCCCCGCTCCGGCCAACACCGGCATCCTTTTCCGCCGCGTGGACATGCCAGACAGCCCGGTCATCCCGGCCGATGTCGATCACGTCATCGATATCTCACGCGGCACCACCATCGGCATCGGCGAGGCCCGAGTCCACACCGTCGAGCATGTCCTCGCCGCCGTCAGCGGCCTCGAAATCGACAACCTCATTTGCGAGGTCGACGGCAACGAGCCGCCGGTAGGTGACGGCAGCGCCCTGCCTTTCGTCGAGATCTTGCTCAAGGCCGGATTCGATGAACAGGATTCGCCGCGTGATTACCTGGTGATCGATAAAACCATTGCCTATCGCGACGCCGAGCGTGGCATCGACATCGTCGTCTTTCCCTCCGACGAGTTCCGTATCACTTTCATGGTCGATTATAAAAACCCGGCCCTGGGCACGCAATATACAGCGATGTACTCCCTCTACGAAGAGTTCGCCACCGAGTTCGCGGCCGCCCGCACCTTCTGCTTTCTCAGCGAGGTCGAGCAGCTGCGCAGGGCCAATCTCATCCGCGGCGGCGCCCTCGACAACGCCGTGGTCATCATCGACCGCGAAATGAGCGAGGATGAACTCGGCGAACTGCGTGAACTCTTCGAAATCGACGAAAAGGTCACCCTCTCCACCAACGGCATCCTTAACGGCAAGACCCTGCGCTACCCCAATGAGCCGGTGCGCCACAAGGCGCTGGATCTCATCGGCGACCTTGCCCTGCTGGGCATGCCCCTCAAGGCTCATGTCATGGCCGCCCGCTCCGGCCATGCCGCCAACGCCGAACTGGTCAAACTCATCCGCAAGGAATATAAAAAGAAACTGATCCGCTCCAAGTACAAGAGCGACAACAAGGGGGTCTTTCTCGACCAGGAGGCCATCCTCAAGATCCTACCGCACCGCTATCCCTTCCTCCTCGTCGACCGCATCATCGATCTGGTCCCGGAGGAGCACGTCATCGGCATCAAGAATGTGAGCTTCAATGAGCCCTTCTTCCAGGGACATTTTCCCGGCAAGCCGATCATGCCGGGGGTCCTGGTGGTCGAGGCGATGGCCCAGGTGGGCGGCATCCTCCTCCTCAACACGGAGACCGATCCCAATGCCAAGCTGGTCTATTTCACCGGCATTGACAATGTCCGTTTCCGCAAGACTGTCACGCCAGGTGACACCATCCGTTTCGAGGTCGAGCTGACCGCCAGCCGCCGCTCGATGTGCAAAATGGCGGGACGCGCCTTTGTCGATGACGAGTTGGTTTGCGAAGCCGAGCTGATGGCGGCCATCGTGGACCGCAACACTACGACGTCGGTGACGGAATAAACAACCGAGCACTCTGCAAAAAGCCTGTAAAGGACCCATCCCGTGACTGATATTCATCCTACTGCCCTGATCGACCCGCAAGCCCGGATCGGCGACAACGTCCAGATCGGCGCCTTTGCCATCGTTGAAGGCGATGTGGCCATCGGCGAGGGAACGACCATCGGGCCGCATACCCTGATCGCCGACGGGGCGCGCATCGGCAAGAATTGCCGCATCCACAACGGCGCCGTCGTCGCCACCTTACCGCAGGACCTCAAGTTCGGCGGCGAGGCGACCCTCTTTGAGATCGGCGATAATACAACCATCCGCGAATTCGCCACCCTCAACCGCGGTACCGCCGCCCATGGCAAGAGCTCCATCGGAAGCAATTGCCTGCTCATGGCCTATACCCATGTCGCCCACGATTGCACCGTCGGTAATAACGTCATCATGTCGAACGGCGTCCAGCTCGGCGGCCATGTCACCATTGAGGACTGGGCTATCATCGGCGGCATGACCCCCGTCCACCAGTTCTGCCATGTCGGCCAGCACTGCATGATCGGCGGCGGCTTCCGCGTCATCCAGGACGTTCCACCCTACATTCTGGCCTCCGAGGAACCGCTGCGCTTCTGCGGGCTCAATTCGATCGGCCTGCGCCGACGCGGCTTCAGCAGCGAGACCCTGCTGCAGCTGAAGCGGGTGTACCGCCTCCTCTATCGTTCGAACCTGAATGTCAGCCAGGCGGTGGAACGCATCAAGGCGGAATTTGAGCTGACCCCGGAGATTACCAACATCCTCCGTTTCATCGAAACCGCTGATCGCGGCATTCTCCATTGAACGGGAGCGGGAAGGGCGTGGAAGCATGGCGCTTTATCGACAGCGGCTTCGCGGACGGCTTTACCAACATGGCCGTCGACACCGCCCTGGCGCGGTGCCACGACGGGCGGCCCGTTTTGCGCGTCTATGGCTGGAAGCCCCCCGCCATCTCGCTCGGGCATCATCAGCGCCTGAATGACCTCGATCTGGAAAAATGCGGCCGGGACAATCTCGATGTCGTCTTTCGTCCTACCGGCGGGCGCGCCGTCCTTCACGCCGATGAGGTCACCTACGCGGTCATACTCGGCCCCGGCAGCCGCCTCTACGACCCCTGCATTCTGCCGCTCTACGAGCGCATCAGCGCCGGATTGACCGCAGCGCTCAGGCAGCTCGGCGTGGCCCTCGAATTCGAGCGCAACGCCCGCGCCCTGCCGCTGCGTGAAAAGAGCGGCCTCGACCGTCTCTGCTTCGCCTCCGCGATCCGCTATGAGCTGGGGCACGACGGCAAAAAGGCCATCGGTAGCGCCCAGCGCCGCTTCGGGCCGGTGGCCTTGCAGCATGGCTCAATCCTTCTTGGCGACGCGCATCTGCAGCTGGTGGACTATCTGAGCAGGAGGGAAGAGGGGTGGCAGCTCCAGGCGCGCCGGTTCATGCAGGAAAAAACCCTTTGCTTGAATGAAATCGCGCCCCGGCCGCTCGAATACAGCCAGGTTGCGGCCGCCTTGCGTGATGGTTTCGCAACCCGCTGGGGGATCTCTTTTTCCGATTCGGCGCTCAGCCGGGAGGAAGAGGCGGAAGCGCTGCGATGGCGCCAGATCTTCCGGGACCAAACCGCGATGGATGCGCAGCATGACTGAAAAACGGCTTGTCATTCTCGGCAGCACCGGCTCCATCGGCCTCAATGCCCTGCATGTGGTAGAACAAAAGCCGGAGCGCTTCCGGGTGGTGGCGCTCTCCACCCATCAGCAAATCGACCATCTGCTGCGTCTTGCGGCGCGACACCGACCTGCTGTGGTGGCGATCACTGGGGCTGCACCGGATCCCGATCAGCGCGCGGCCTTCCGGGCCCTTGGCGTGGAGATCTGGACAGGTTCCGATGCCCTGCGCCGCTTGTGCTCAGAGATGGAGTACGATCTGCTGGTCAATGCGGTCGTCGGGGCGGTCGGCTTTGTGCCAACCCTGGCGGCGGTTGAACTCGGACGCACGGTGGCTCTCGCCAACAAGGAGGCGCTGGTTATTGGCGGCGCCCTGGTGACGCGCGCAGCCGCCGCCAGCGGCACGACGATCCTGCCGATTGACAGCGAGCACAGTGCCATCTTTCAATGCCTTCGGGGCGAGGAAAACAAGGCGGTGGAGGAACTCCTCCTCACCGGGTCGGGCGGGCCGTTCCGCAGTTGGCCGGCCGAAGAGATGGGGATGGTCACGGTCGAGCAGGCCCTGAAGCACCCGAACTGGACGATGGGTCGCAAGATCACCATCGATTCCGCCACGATGATGAACAAGGGATTGGAAATCATCGAAGCCCACTGGCTCTTTGCCGTAGCGGCTGATCGCATCCGGGTGGTTATCCATCCGCAGTCGATCGTTCATTCGTTGGTGGCCTTTCATGACGGATCGGTCAAGGCGCAGCTGGGCGTACCGGACATGCGCGTACCGATTCAGCTGGCAATGACCTGGCCGGAGCGGCTGGATTCAGCTTTTCCACGTCTCGATTTTTATGAAATGCCGCCGTTGACCTTCGCCCGACCCGACGAGGACAAGTTCCCGGCCCTGGCCTTGGCGCGCGCGGCCCTGAGGGCCGGCGGCTCCGCCCCGGCGGTCCTCAATGCGGCCAATGAGGCGGCGGTGCACCTCTTTCTCGACAAACGGATCGGCTATCTCGACATCGCCCGGCTCATCGATGCCGCCCTGCAGGCTCATGTTTTGCAGAGCAGCCCGGATGCCGCCACCCTGCTCGAGGCCGACCGATGGGCGCGGACCTTCGTCGCCGCACGATACAGCCGGTGATGCTGCTCAGGCCCCCGCTCCGCAAATAACTACAACGGATTGATCAAGGGAGTTTACATGCTGTTAATCATGAGTTTGATGACAACCTATCTGCTGCCCTTCATTGCGGTTCTGGGCATCCTGATTCTCGTCCACGAGCTCGGCCATTTTCTCACAGCCAAAGCCTCGGGAATCCGGGTCGAGCGTTTCTCGATCGGCTTTCCGCCGCGGCTTTTCGGCAAGCAGATTGGCGAGACCGACTATTGCATCTCGGCCCTGCCGCTGGGCGGCTATGTCAAAATGTCGGGGATGATTGACGAGACCATGGATGCCGCGGGGGTAAAAGGGGAGCCCTGGGAGTTTATGTCCAAGCCCCTTTGGATCCGGGCGATCGTTCTTTTCGCCGGTTCCGCTTTTAATGTGCTTTTCACCATCGCGGTCTTTACCGTGAGCGTCTTCATCACCGGTGTGCCGCAACCGGTCGGCCCGGTCGTCGGCCGGGTTATAGAGAACATGCCCGCCCAGGCGGCCGGGATCCAGGCTGGCGACCGGATCGTCCGCATCGACCAGACTCCGATTACCGCCTGGGACGATCTGATCAAGATCATCCACAATTCTCCGGACAAGACGATAACCATCGAGTGGGAGCGCAACGGCGCACCGATGTCCGCGCAGATCACCCCCAAACTCGACAAGATGCTCGGCTACGGCCTGGTCGGCATCGATGCTAAAACCATCAACGTCCGCCCCGGCGTTTTCCGGGGCATCGCCCTCGGCTGGGAGTCGAGCTGGAACCTGACGCGCATGATGTTCCGCTCCTTCGGCATGCTCTTTTCGGGGGATGTTTCCGTCAAGGAGGGCCTGGCGGGGCCGGTGCGGATCGCGCAGATGACCGGCGAGACCGCCAAGGCCGGATTCGGCAGCCTGGTGATGTTCATGGCCCTGCTCAGTCTCAATCTGGGGATTATTAATCTTTTTCCCATACCCGGTCTGGATGGAGGTCACCTACTGCTGCTGGCGATCGAGGGGGTGATCCGCAAGCCGATCTCGACCCGGGTGCGGCTGATCGTCCAGCAGGTCGGCATGGCGCTGCTGCTGGCGCTGATGCTGTTTGTTATTTTTAATGATTTCTCCAATATATTCTAATCTCCAGCGTATACCGGCTCCTGCCCGCCCGGGCGGGAGTCGACCCCGCCCAACCACCTCCACCCTCGCGCCCACCCAACCCTACGCTTCCAACCGCCCCAAATACTTCTTGCAGATATCCCAAATAAATGTTAATTTTCACATTGAAAGAAAATTTCTTTCCAAAAATCCAGACCCTTTTTGCAACGGGAGGCGCTTTGGAACCCAAGAAAACCGCATTATATGACATCCACGTCGCGGCCGGCGGCAAGCTGGTCGAGTTCGCCGGCTATTATATGCCCATCCAGTATCGCGGCATCATCGAGGAGCATCGCCGTGTCCGCGCAACCGCCGGCCTCTTCGACGTCTCCCATATGGGCGAATTCTTCGTCAAAGGCCCCAATGCCGAGGCCTTTCTGCAAAAAATCACCATCAACGACGTCAGCAAGCTGGCCGTGCGGCAGGTGCAGTATTCCGCGATGTGCTATGAGGATGGTGGCATCGTCGATGATCTGCTGATCTACCGCTTCCCCGACCATTACCTGATGGTGGTCAACGCAGCCAACCTGGAGAAGGACTGGGCCTGGGCCAACCGCCACCTGATCGACGGCGTGACCCTGACCAATGAGAGCGACAACCTCTCGCTGCTCGCTCTGCAAGGGCCGATGGCGCAGCGGATCCTGCAGAAGCTGACCGCCCTCGACCTCAATGGCCTCGAGTACTATTGGCTGGATGAGGCGGAGGCCGCCGGAGTCCCGATGATGATCTCGCGCACCGGCTATACCGGAGAACTGGGTTACGAGCTGATGTTTGAAAACCGCCATGCCGTCCGGGTCTGGCAAGCGGTGATGGCGGCGGGAGCGGAGTTCGCCATCGAGCCGATCGGCCTTGGCGCGCGTGATACCCTGCGCCTGGAAATGAAATACTGCCTCTACGGCAACGACATCGACCAGACCACCAACCCCCTCGAAGCCGGGCTCGGCTGGATCACCAAACTCAACAAGGGCGAGTTCATCGGCCGCGAAGCCTTGCTGGCCGTCAAGGCCGCCGGCCTCAAGCGCAAGCTGATCGGGTTCGACATGCCCGGAAAGGCCTTCCCGCGCCATGGCTATGCGATCTGGAAGGACGGCGAACGCATCGGCACCGTCACCAGCGGCACCTTCGCGCCCAGCCTTGAAAAGGGCATAGGCACCGGCTACGTTCCGGCCGCGCTGGCGGCGGTCGGCACGCCGATCGAGATCGAGATCCGCAGCACCCGCATGCCGGCCGCGGTCTGCGAAACCCCCTTTTACAAAAAACAGTAACGGACGCCCGGCACCATGGCCAAGCGCATCAAGAAAAGAACGCCGGTCAAAGCCGAGCCGCTGCTCGACGCCCGCAAGCGCGAGGAGATGCTCGGCATTTTGCTGATTCTCTTCGGGCTTCTTCTGGCCATCGGCCTGCTGACCTATCAGAATGAGAATCCGCAGGATGTCAATCCCAGCCTGGTGAGGAACCAGTTGGGAATCGCCGGCGTCTATCTCTCCTGGGCCCTCATCCACGGGACCATCGGCTATCCGGTGGTCGTCCTGCCCTTCATTTTCATCGCCATGGGGATTTTCAAGCTCCTCGGGCGCCAGACCCTGCCGCTGCGGCATTGGGCTTGGTTTACTTTTCTGCTGGCGCTTTATATTTCCATGGGATTTGCAACCTGGCATTACATCCAGGGCGCGCCCTCTGCCCAGCTCTACGAGTATTCCGGTTTCATCGGCGTGCTCCTGGCGACCCTGCTGCGCAAGCTGATCGGCGTCACCGGTGCGGTCATTGTCCTGATCGGGCTGACGGTGATCAATATCGTCATCTTCACCTCGTTCTCCCTGCGCGAGCTTTATGCCAACCTATCGGCCGGTTTCTCGCGGCTGGGCGTGCGCATCAGCCAGAACATCCGTTCGATACGCGGCGTCAAGAGCAAGCCGGAGGTAGCCGTGAAGCGGTTCCGCGCCGCCGAGCCGCAGGGACCGGTCGTCACCCGGCCGCTGCCGATCGACCTCGCCGACGAGGAGGAGGAGCGGCCGCCGGTTCGGGTGGCGATGCCACAGCCGCCCGTGGCCGTGAAACTGCACGAACAACCCTGGCAGGAGGAGGAGAACGGAACAGAGAACGAGGAGGATGAGCTGGCTTCGGCCATCAAACCCGGCGGCCCCTATACCTTTCCACCCTTGAGCCTGCTGCAGCCGCCGGAGGAGACCGCCGAGCCGATTTCAGAAGAGGAACTGCGCGAAAAGGCCCGCCTGCTCGAGGCCAAGCTCGCTGATTTCGACATCCAGGCGCGTGTGACCGAGATCCACCCCGGCCCAGTGATCACCCGCTACGAGATGGAGCTGGCACCGGGCATCAAGGTGAGCCGCATCACCGGGCTCGCGGACGACCTGGCCATGGCCATGCGCGCCAAACGCATCCGCATCGTCGCTCCGATCCCCGGCAAGAACGCCATCGGCGTCGAGATCCCCAACGACGAGCCGCAGATGGTCTATCTGCGCGAGATCCTCGCCTCGACCGAGTTCCAGTCAGCGCGCTCCCCCCTCAGCATCGGCCTGGGCAAGACCATCTCCGGCGCACCCTACGTCACCGACCTGGCTTCGATGCCGCACCTGCTGGTCGCCGGCTCGACCGGCTCGGGCAAGAGCGTGTGCCTCAACACGATCATCACCAGTTTTCTCTACAAGGCCCATCCCGCCCAGGTTCAGCTGGTCCTGATCGATCCCAAACGCCTCGAGCTTTCCACCTACAGCCGCCTCCATCCTTACCACCTCTCCTACGTCGAGGGGGTTCGCGAGAAGGTGGCGACCACCGCCAAAAGCGCCATCGCTGTGCTACGCTCGGCCGAGCAGGAGATGGAGCGGCGTTACGACATGCTTGCCATCGCCGGCGTGCGCAATATCGAGGAGTACAACCAGCGCGCCGGCGAAGGACGCCTCCACACCGAGAGCGGGGCGGTAGCTCCGCCGCTGCACTATCTGGTGATCGTTGTCGATGAGCTCGCCGACCTGATGCTCACCTCCAGCGCCTCCAAGGATGTCGAGGAGCCGATCGCCCGCCTGACACAGATGTCGCGTGCGGTCGGCATCCATCTCATCGTCGCCACCCAGCGCCCCTCGGTCGATGTTATCACCGGCGTCATCAAGGCCAATTTCCCGGCGCGTATGGCCTTTCAAGTGGCCACCAAGGTCGACTCCCGCACCATCCTCGACATGAACGGGGCTGAGAAACTGCTGGGGAAGGGGGACATGCTCTTTCTACCGCCCGGCAGCGCCGAGCCGATCCGCATCCACAATGCCTTCATCAGCCTCGAGGAGATCGAGCGGGTCCTCAGCCACATTCACACCCAGCCGCCGGTGGTCAAGACGCCGCTGCCCGCCTACATCGACGAGGAGACAGCCGGAAGCGAGAGCGAGCGCGGGGCGGGCAACGGCCGCCGTGATCCCTTCTTCAACGAGGCCATGCGCATCGTGGTACGCACCGGCCAGGGATCGGTTTCGATCCTGCAGCGCCGCCTCAAGGTCGGCTATTCGCGCGCGGCGAGGCTCATCGACGAACTGGAGATGGCCGGTGTGGTCGGCCCCTTCGAGGGCAGCAAAGCGCGCGAGGTGCTGATGCGACCCGAGGATCTCGAGAATCTTTCCGGTGACAGCGTGAACGACGGCGATGAGGTATTTTAGCCGGCTGCCGGGAACGTTGGCGCCTTCAGGACGTATAACGACAAGGATAATCCTTTTACAAGATAGAGGGTGGAGTATGACAAGAAAACTGACAGCGCTTCTGGTTCTGGGCATGGCCGTCATCGCCGCGGCGCAGACGGCGTCCGATTTGCTCGGCAAGATCCAGAAAAAATATGAGTCCATGAAGAACGTGTGCGCCGACTATACTCAGACCTTTCACTGGGAGCTGGCGAACGAGACTCAGGTCTTCACGGGCCGCCTTTGCACGCACAACGGCGTGCAGTTCAAGATCGAGAATAACGATCAGACTATCATCACCGACGGCAAGACCATCTGGACTATGCCGCACGGCAACAACCAGGTGATCATCGACGACGCCTCCGAGAACGCCGGCGATAATCCCTTTCTCAAGTCCTTTTTGCAGAACTATGTCGACAACTACCGGAGCGAGCTGCTGGCGCCCGAGACCATCGCCGGGGCGCCGCATTACCATATCCGCTTGACCGCCCGCAGCGAGGACGAGTTCAACAGGGAGGTCGAAATCTGGGCGGACCAGAAGAGCCTGATGATGAACCGGATCAAGCAGACCGATCAGGACGGCAACAGCTCGGTCTATGAGATCAAGAACGTCGACCTCAATGCCAATCTCAGCGACGCCACCTTCAAACCCGTGATACCCGAAGGCTACGAAATCGTGGATATGCGCTGATGCGTCGCTTGCTGCTCCTGACGCTCCTGCTGCTGGCCGCGATGGCGCCGGCGATCCTGGGCCAGCAGCCCGTCACCACGGAACAGCCCCGGGCGGCCCAGTACTTTCTGGGCAGCCAGGATCAGGTGCTGATGGCGGTCAACGTCTGGGGATTCGTTTATAAGCCCGGCCAGTATATGGTCCCGTACGAGACCGATCTCATTTCGCTGCTCTCCTTCGCCGGCGGGCCGCGGGAGGAGGCGCGCATCAAGAGCATCAAGCTGGTACGCCCCGGCAGCGGCGAGGGCAAGGCCCAGGTCATCGAAATCGACGTCAAGGAGTATCTCGAAAAGGGGACAGCGGCGCAGATTCCGGTGCTGCGCCCCGGCGATACCGTGGTGGTCTCCGGTACCTCCCTGCATTTCATCAGCCAGTTTTTCGATTTTGCCGTGCGTATCGCCGCCCTGGTCCAGGTCTGGGCGCTCGTCGATTTTTACCGAAATAATTAGCTGTCCCCGCCAGAAAGAGGCAAAAGTACAGGCATCCATGAATCATCCATCCGCCCCTTCAACGCTTTCCGGCGGCAGCGCCCTGCGGCTCTTCCCGCCGCCCCGTCAGGAACGCCAGCTGACGGTTCACGATTATTTCCGCATCCTCTATCGCGGGCGCTGGGTCATTCTGATCTCCTTTCTCTCCGTTCTCGCCGCCACCCTCTATTACACCTTCACGGCCGAGCCTAAATATGAAGCCTCCGCCAAAATCATGGTGGAGCAGCAGGGCGGCGTGGGGCAGTCGCTCTTCGATTTCTCCACCATGATGAAAAAAGAAACCATGATCAACAACCAGGTGGAGATCCTAAAGAGCCGGACTCTGGCGGAGAATGTGCTGCAATCGCTGCGCACCTCGGAGCCGGCGGCGCGCCTCCGTCTTCTCGGCGCCGGTGGCGAGAGCGGCCGCGGCCTTTTCAAGGAGTGGTTCGGCAAGGGCGGCGCCCCCTCCCTGGACGACCCCCGCTTTTTCGATCTGGTGACCGAAAATCTGCGCAAACAACTCAGCATCGCCCCCATCCGCAACACCGATATGATCGAGATCCGCGTCACTGCGCCCTCGCCTTTTGAGGCCGC from bacterium encodes:
- a CDS encoding OmpH family outer membrane protein; translated protein: MQWVLVTAAALVFCAGAASAQKLAYINSQKIIATYKEAQDAQERLNKISAGWEEEAKLMQKQFQDLGEQLESQSLLLSDERKQEKQQELQSLYMKIQQYQSEKWGQNGELYKKQEEMMQPIFDKINAAIKKIASEQSYDFVFDSVNGNIVYASPKQIDLTDEVLAELEKGLPAKTTPTPAKTSR
- the lpxD gene encoding UDP-3-O-(3-hydroxymyristoyl)glucosamine N-acyltransferase; the encoded protein is MAYRLAEIAAWVGAVIDGDDTLEITGLAKIEEAQDGQLSFIANPRYEKYIDETGASAVLVAENFPACGKTLLRCADPYYAFLQVVERLYGGPPALPAGIHPTAVIGEGCQIGPDCAVGPLVVLGRNCRLGPRAQLHPGVVLGDEVQIGEDSVLYANVSVRERCRIGARAIVHCGAVIGSDGFGFAFKEGCYHKIPQTGIVIVEDDVEIGANTTIDRATLGATVIHAGVKLDNLIQVAHNVEIGSHTAIAAQAGISGSSKVGAYVRMGGQVGISGHLHIGDRVVLGGQAGVTKDIPEGLFYSGYPARPHMQAMREEAGLARLPELLKRVKQLEKEVAALSHSADAHREAPCDQARHGNLEDE
- a CDS encoding bifunctional UDP-3-O-[3-hydroxymyristoyl] N-acetylglucosamine deacetylase/3-hydroxyacyl-ACP dehydratase, whose protein sequence is MIKNQRTIKHPVSYAGVGLHTGNKTKITFVPAPANTGILFRRVDMPDSPVIPADVDHVIDISRGTTIGIGEARVHTVEHVLAAVSGLEIDNLICEVDGNEPPVGDGSALPFVEILLKAGFDEQDSPRDYLVIDKTIAYRDAERGIDIVVFPSDEFRITFMVDYKNPALGTQYTAMYSLYEEFATEFAAARTFCFLSEVEQLRRANLIRGGALDNAVVIIDREMSEDELGELRELFEIDEKVTLSTNGILNGKTLRYPNEPVRHKALDLIGDLALLGMPLKAHVMAARSGHAANAELVKLIRKEYKKKLIRSKYKSDNKGVFLDQEAILKILPHRYPFLLVDRIIDLVPEEHVIGIKNVSFNEPFFQGHFPGKPIMPGVLVVEAMAQVGGILLLNTETDPNAKLVYFTGIDNVRFRKTVTPGDTIRFEVELTASRRSMCKMAGRAFVDDELVCEAELMAAIVDRNTTTSVTE
- the lpxA gene encoding acyl-ACP--UDP-N-acetylglucosamine O-acyltransferase — translated: MTDIHPTALIDPQARIGDNVQIGAFAIVEGDVAIGEGTTIGPHTLIADGARIGKNCRIHNGAVVATLPQDLKFGGEATLFEIGDNTTIREFATLNRGTAAHGKSSIGSNCLLMAYTHVAHDCTVGNNVIMSNGVQLGGHVTIEDWAIIGGMTPVHQFCHVGQHCMIGGGFRVIQDVPPYILASEEPLRFCGLNSIGLRRRGFSSETLLQLKRVYRLLYRSNLNVSQAVERIKAEFELTPEITNILRFIETADRGILH
- a CDS encoding lipoate--protein ligase family protein, whose protein sequence is MEAWRFIDSGFADGFTNMAVDTALARCHDGRPVLRVYGWKPPAISLGHHQRLNDLDLEKCGRDNLDVVFRPTGGRAVLHADEVTYAVILGPGSRLYDPCILPLYERISAGLTAALRQLGVALEFERNARALPLREKSGLDRLCFASAIRYELGHDGKKAIGSAQRRFGPVALQHGSILLGDAHLQLVDYLSRREEGWQLQARRFMQEKTLCLNEIAPRPLEYSQVAAALRDGFATRWGISFSDSALSREEEAEALRWRQIFRDQTAMDAQHD
- a CDS encoding 1-deoxy-D-xylulose-5-phosphate reductoisomerase translates to MTEKRLVILGSTGSIGLNALHVVEQKPERFRVVALSTHQQIDHLLRLAARHRPAVVAITGAAPDPDQRAAFRALGVEIWTGSDALRRLCSEMEYDLLVNAVVGAVGFVPTLAAVELGRTVALANKEALVIGGALVTRAAAASGTTILPIDSEHSAIFQCLRGEENKAVEELLLTGSGGPFRSWPAEEMGMVTVEQALKHPNWTMGRKITIDSATMMNKGLEIIEAHWLFAVAADRIRVVIHPQSIVHSLVAFHDGSVKAQLGVPDMRVPIQLAMTWPERLDSAFPRLDFYEMPPLTFARPDEDKFPALALARAALRAGGSAPAVLNAANEAAVHLFLDKRIGYLDIARLIDAALQAHVLQSSPDAATLLEADRWARTFVAARYSR
- the rseP gene encoding RIP metalloprotease RseP, with amino-acid sequence MLLIMSLMTTYLLPFIAVLGILILVHELGHFLTAKASGIRVERFSIGFPPRLFGKQIGETDYCISALPLGGYVKMSGMIDETMDAAGVKGEPWEFMSKPLWIRAIVLFAGSAFNVLFTIAVFTVSVFITGVPQPVGPVVGRVIENMPAQAAGIQAGDRIVRIDQTPITAWDDLIKIIHNSPDKTITIEWERNGAPMSAQITPKLDKMLGYGLVGIDAKTINVRPGVFRGIALGWESSWNLTRMMFRSFGMLFSGDVSVKEGLAGPVRIAQMTGETAKAGFGSLVMFMALLSLNLGIINLFPIPGLDGGHLLLLAIEGVIRKPISTRVRLIVQQVGMALLLALMLFVIFNDFSNIF